From a region of the Panicum virgatum strain AP13 chromosome 2K, P.virgatum_v5, whole genome shotgun sequence genome:
- the LOC120672098 gene encoding NEDD8-conjugating enzyme Ubc12-like, whose protein sequence is MINLFKIKGQKKEEAASAAGKAPVKKQSAGELRLHKDISELNLPKTTSISFPNGKDDLMNFEIIIRPDEGYYMGGTFIFTFQVSPSYPHEPPKVKCKTKVYHPNIDLEGNVCLNILREDWKPVLNINTVIYGLNLLFTQPNDEDPLNHEAAVVLRDNPKMFEANVKRAMAGGYVGQNYFPRCA, encoded by the exons ATGATTAATCTTTTCAAAATAAAGggtcaaaagaaagaagaggcgGCAAGTGCTGCTGGAAAGGCCCCTGTTAAGAAGCAGTCTGCTGGGGAGCTCCGCCTCCATAAAG ATATTAGTGAGCTCAACTTACCGAAGACTACATCAATTTCTTTTCCTAATGGCAAGGATGATCTAATGAATTTTGAGATCATCATCCGACCTGATGAAGGATATTATAT GGGAGGCACTTTCATTTTCACCTTTCAAGTGTCCCCATCTTATCCTCATGAACCTCCAAAGGTCAAGTGCAAGACCAAG GTGTACCATCCAAATATTGATTTGGAAGGCAATGTATGTCTGAACATTCTGCGTGAAGATTGGAAGCCTGTTCTTAACATCAACACTGTTATTTATGGCCTGAATCTTCTTTTCACG CAACCAAACGACGAGGATCCATTGAACCACGAAGCTGCAGTTGTCCTCCGTGACAACCCAAAGATGTTTGAGGCAAATGTTAAAAGGGCGATGGCTGGAGGCTACGTAGGCCAAAACTATTTCCCAAGATGTGCTTGA